DNA from Leptotrichia trevisanii DSM 22070:
CTTTCACCATAATCAAAAATTCTTATTCTATCCTGCCCAAATCCAAAATCAGGAACTAAAATATCATCCAATTCATCACGTGCAATTTCACTATTTTGTGCAATCATGTCAAGTGACTGCTCGGCAGCCATTTTTATTCGCTTATCCTTATAATTATTAAAAAAACCTTTTACTAGTATCCCGATTTCCCTCGTTTCACTTCTTAATGCAAGAACCCGTATTCCATAAGCTGCAACTGCCACTTTATTGTACTCGCTTACAAGTACATCAACAATATTTATCATATCGTGAACCTGTTTCATATTAGCCGTCATTATTAAAGGAATAAAAATATTTTTATATTTCGGATTAAATCTCTGTTCCTTCCATTTTTCAAAAATCTTTGCAATAAAATTTTTTAAATCGCTTTTATCAACTATTTGCTCAATTTTATTACAAACTTCAATAAGTTTTATATCTTTTGCCAAAATATACTCTGAAATATAAAATTTCATTAACTTTTCAGGAACTTTTTCCTCACTTTTTCTTATTCTCACCATTCCATAATCAACTAAATTACTAAATATGGCATTTTCTTCGTGTTTTTCCAGACAAATATTTTCAGAATATTCAAAAATTTCCTTAGGATCCGTCAAGTTTTTTAATTCCTGTTGTGCTTCCACATTGTCCCAATATCTAATTAAATTTTTGGCAACTTGTGACGCTGGTGTAAATTCCCTTTCCAGCAGTTTTTCCACTTCTTCCCTTATTTCAGCTTTTTCTCTTAAAATTTTTTCGATTTGCTGTCCTGTCTGTTTATCTGCCTTTAACAATAATTTTGGCAACTTAAAATAATCAAAGTTATTATTTTTTAAATATAAGATTTCCACATACTTTTCAACACTTTCAGCTGACTCGACATTATTTTCAAAGCTCGCATACAGTTCCTTCTCGTGCTTATGCAAAAATTCCATCCAGATTTTATTATTTTCATCATCAAAATTCGTTTTTGCAATATATTCAAAATATTTTTCATTTATAAAATTAATTGATAAATTATAATTCCACATTTCATCCAATATTAATTTTAAATCATTCGTATCATAAATTACATTGTACCATTCAATAATATCTTCAAATAATTCTATTTTCTTTACCCCGTTTACAAAAAACTGAAAGATTTTCTTGTATGTTTCAGAATACTTTAGTAATGAAAAAATTATTTTATCCTTACATATCACTACCTTTTCTGACTTGTTTCTCAGACATTGCACCTGAATATTTTCCCAATTAATATTACTTTTTTCCAAAAATTCAAGATTTTTAAATTCCCTTGGTTTCCATCTCCACACTTTTGCCTTAAATAATTTTTTCAAATCACCAATTAGCATATTTTCAGCTTTTATAATAAATTTAGATTTTTCCTTTTCATTAATCAAATTATATTTTATTAAAAAATGAAGTAAAAATAAATATACTACCTTATTCCCTTTCAAACTATCCTTTAAAAATGCCTTAGTATTTGCAACATTTTCTTTTATTGTATCTAAAAATAAATCGTACATTTTTTTTGAATAATCAAAGTTGTAAAAAATAACATTTGTCCCGTAATTAACAAGCATATAAAGTTTCTGTCCATGTGAAAATGAATATTTTTTAAAAAATTTTTTTAAATTGTCAAATATTTTATTTCTATAATAGTAATTATTATTTGTTGATGAAAATTCTATTTCAGAAAACATAATAAAAAGTTCAATCCCCTCAGAAATAATTATGGACATATCTGTATTCTTTTTCAGTACCCCAAAAAAGACTTTTTCAATATATTTTCTAGATTTTTCTAAACACAGCTCTTCCACATCCTCAAAATATTTCCTAAAATTTCCCTTATCCAAATATTTTTCAAATATTTTATTTATATCATATTTATTAATCTTATTTTTAATATAATTTATAAATATATTTTCCAATTTCTCTATTTCTTCACTATTTTTTTTATCAATATTTCTAATAATTATTAAAATTCCAATTTTTAATAAACGGTTATTGCAATATCTCCTATAATTTTGTACATATCCATCTGCCAGATTTTTGAAATAATTCAAAAAATATTCACAACTTTCAACAAAAACTTCTTTATTCCTCATTTCTAAATTATTTTCAAAATCCTCTTTTACAAAATCCTCTGAAAAGTTTAACATTTTAAATATTTTATATTTTAATGGAAAATTTGAAAACTGATAACTCAGCTCACCAGGAAAATTATTGTACATGTATTGAAAATATTTTAACAATACTTCCCCCGCTTCACTTTCAAAAAATTCATCTTTTTCCATAAAATCTTCCATTTTAAAATTATTAACAAATTTCAAATCTTTTTTATTAATATCTAAAAAATTATCTATCTCCCCATTTAAAAACTTTTTAATCCTGTTGCGGTGGGACTCTTCCCCTACTTCACCAACAAGGTTTCCAATCACCTCATTTTTCGTCATTTAGATACCTCCATTTATTTAAAAAATACTTTATAATTTTTATTTATTTTTTTAATAATTCAATCTGTTAAATTTATTATAAAAAAACTTTTATTATATTATACACCATTTTTAATTTTTTTTCATTAACATTTTTTTAAAAATTATATAAATAAAAAGAAAGAGTTATATCATTTATTTTGAAATAACTCTCTCTCATATAAATATATTTTTTTATTTATCAGTTTATGAATAATAGTTAAGATTAAAACAGAATAAAATTAGTAAATTACTCTAAATCCGATTCCACCTCTTACATTTTCACCTTTTGTATCATAACCTGCATTTACTGTTACACCAAATCTTGTGTTTTCAATTCCAAGGTTCAAGTCAGCTTTTCCGTTTCCTCGTCTGTCATCCTTTTCACCTCTTATATCAAACCATCCAGCTGTTGTATAACGAACTCTTCCCTGATTGTTTACATCTCCAACTTTTCCCAGTTCATTTTCATAAGCAAGTCCCAATTTAGCAACAAAAGTTGTTCTTACTGCCATTGGCTGTTGATATTTGAATTCTATTCCAACTTCAGGTTTTATTGAATAATAGTCATTTGCTTTTACTTCCAGACGCATTTGCCCAGTATTTTCTTTTATTCCATCAAATTTTCCATATTCAAATTTTAGGCTTCCATATGGCGAAATACTTGTTCTTTCACTTGTTCTAATATTTTTTCTAAGTTCATTTTTTAATCCAAATCCATATGAACGGTATTCAGATTTTGCTTCAAATATATCATCAACAACAAGGAATTTTCTCTTCATTTCACCAGTTCCTACAAATCCTTCCGCTGAAACAGTCCAGTTCAAGTTGTTATTATGATCTTTTCCAAGCGGCATTGATTTAAATATACCTGCTTTTACAATATTCTGATCTTCTTTAGATCTACCTATATCGCTAAAGTCAAATCTATTTCTTACTGCCCCTGCATACCATCCTGTCGATTCTCCAAGTTTAACAGTTTCATTTTCATTCAAATATGCAAATCCGTAGGCTTTATTTTTATAATCAATGATTCCAGCTGTATCTGTCTTATATTCGCCTTTCATTCCAAACGCTTTTATTTTATTTGAATTTTTTGATTTTGTATCCCATTCATTTCTTAAGTATCCAAATTCTTTATTTAATAAATTACCTGTTTCAAAGATTCTTTGCTGTACATTCCCATACTGGTGTCCCATCATTTCGTCAATTGCTTGAGCCAATAATGCTTCTTCGCTATTTCCGATTGTATTTAATTTATTAAATAATTCTTTTTCCCTCGAATCCAGGCTGTTGACATCATATCTCTGTTCCAGCCCATCAGTAAAGTTATATTCATTTGTTTTTCTATCCACAAAGGCTGTATAAGGGATTTTTGTCATAAGTACACGTGAAATTTGCTGTGTAGCTGGATCCACTTCAGGTGTTGCTATCCAAGTTAATGAAGCTGAATACGGAGTAAAGTTAAATATTCCAGAATTTATCTGATTTAAGAACGGCTGCAGTATTTTTTTACCAATAATTACATTTTTAGAATTTGTAAGTACCGAAAATTCTGTTCCGATTAATAAATCACTGTTAATTCCAAGAGAATTTGCCCCATTTATGTTAATTGGACGTGTTCTTCCCAATGTATCCACATACACTCCAAAGTTTGAGAAAGCATAGTTTGTCTGAGGAGTAGTATAATCTAGTGTTTGAACTTGGCTATCATTCAATGTTACACCATTTTTCTGAATTGCAAGCCGTCCATTTGGCAATTGAACAATTCCTACTCCACCGACAGTTTTACTTGGATCTGTTGGTGCATAATAATCTTTTGCTCCATTTCCAGAGGTAATACTTCCAGCTCCAGAGTTCAATGCTGGTAACACATTTCCAGGAGTTGCATTAGCTGCTATTGGTAAATCTCCAGCTGTTCCTTGAGAATTTCCGTCATATCTTACTCCGTAAGATTTGGAACCATTTATGTTAATTTCTCCATAATTTTTAATTATAGATTTATTGGTTGCAGTACCTTTTATCAGCACGCCATAACTGCTGTCCGCATCAATATTTATCTTTCCGTAATTTTCAAGCGTACTTCCATTTAATACGGCTACTCCCACAAGTCCCTGAACATTGCTATTTCCGTGATAAGAACCTGTTGTAGTAATATTTCCTCTATTTACAAATTTTGCTCCATTATTTACAAATACTCCCATCATTGTCTGAATTTTATCAGAAGCTGTTGCTTTTGAAGCATCCAAATATATATTTCCAGAGTTTCTCAATGTTGTTCCCCTATCATCTCCGTACATTCCAATGCTTAAATGTCCTGAAACATAAATATCTCTTTCATTTGAAATGCTTGCTCCGCCTACAGCTGCCATTCCGATTCCATAAACAATGTTATTTGGATCAGATTTGTCAGTTTTCCCAACTTTTATTATTCCTTTATTTACAGCATTAGACGCCCCTGTTACAAAAATTCCCTGATTTCCGATTCCTTGCGACAAGTCAATTGTTCCGTTATTTACAATATTTGCTCCATCTTTTCCATAGATTGCAATAATTTTTCCATTTGTTCCAGATGTAATTGTTGCATTATTTATAACTTTTGAGGCTCCTTCTGTATAAATGAATGTTGCTTCTTTCCCTAAAGTTACATTTGATGAAGCTGAATTTGAATAAACATTTGTTTTATTCATTCCTGGATTTGCCAAAATTACACCGTAAGATTTATCTCCAACAGTAAAGTTTGATGTCGTATCATTAATTGTAACTCCGCTTGTTCCATAAACTCCCACAGGCTCACTATTGGCACCTGTCGCCACATGATTTGCAACATTGACTGTTCCGCCCACATTAACATTTCCACCTTTTTTATACACACCGATAGCCTTGTCTACAACATTAATTACAGAACTTCCTGTAGTTTCCACATTTCCATTTTCACTAAGTGAATAAACTCCAAATGAAGCCTCTCCAACATTTATTGTTCCACTGTTTTTGATATTAATTACTGATCCATTTTGTGCATAAATTCCGACAGTAGAATCATTTTTAACAGAAGTTGCAGTTCTATCCACATTTATTGTTCCACTGTTTTCAAATGTCTGATCCGATGTTCCTTCCAGATACGCCGCAATCGAACGTTTTCCAGTAATATCAATATTTCCGCTATTTACAATCGTCTTTGCCGCACCTGATTTATTTTGTGAAAAAATTCCAACTGAATCATCATTAGAGAATTTCATATCAGCTTTGTTTGTGACATTTGAATTTATTGAAACAATTCCTTTTGCCTTATTAGATACACCTGTTATTTTCTTACCATCTATTGCAGCATTTGAATTATCCACATAAATTCCAGTAGAACCGTTATTTAGAGTCATATTATTCCATCCGCCGAAAGTAGATGTTCCAGCCATATAAATTCCAGTTCCTTTTGAAGATACAACAATGTCATTATTATTCATTTGTGCCTTACTGTTAATAAGGTATAACATTGGCTCAGAAGAAGTTGTCAATGTTCCAGCATTATTATAATTCAACACTGCATTATTTTCCAAGTATGCTAGACTTCCATTATTTGCAAAGTTGTAATTTCCACCATTTACAGTCAATGTCGAATCATTTCCATATAATGCAAATCCTTTATTTCCAACTGTTATATTTCCAGTAGTAGTCAAATTAGTTTTATTTTTTACAAATATTCCAACCGAAGTAGATTCAACACTACCACCAGAATTGAATGTAGAATCTCCAACCGTAATATTTCCACCATTTACAACTGTTGCATTTGAAGCATTTGTAGTTTCCGGCGCAATATAAATTCCTGCCGCTCCTTTTCCTAAAGTGATATTTCCTTCATTTACAACATTTATCACTTTACTGCTTGTAGCCGTATTTTTAGCATAAATTCCGACTGATTTGTCCTTACCGGCTATTTCCCCTTTATTTTCAACCTTATCATATCCAATTGAGTAAATGGCGGAAGATTCATCTCCAATTGTTATTTTAGAATTTGCTGTTGTGGTAATTGTCCCTATATTTACAGTTCCTGCTGGAGCAGCACTATAAACTGGCGTTGTATTTTTATAAATTCCATAAATTCCAGTTGATTTATTTCCTACAAGAATATCTTTCGAGTTAAGCCCTCTTGCTGAATCAAGGTACATCGCCGTACTTGTTTCGGCATTTGACAAATCCAGTTTTCCTTTATTTTCAGCATCATATCCGGCAGTTCCAACCCAACTTAATGAAGGATTGCTGTTACCATCCGCCATAAGCCCGATGATATTCTTAGTTGCAGGTTTTGCCTCAACTGTAACTCCTGTTTGTAAAATAGCTTCTCCATTTATAACGTGTGAAAGTATATTTCCAGTATCCAGTGCATTTCCCGCTGCTACTGTCAAATTTTTTGAAGTTACGGAACTTCCTTCAGTAACCCGTGTTCTTTCCACAGAATGTCCGTTAGTAACCAATGTTCCACCGTTATCATTAATAATGGCTCCCTTTTGCCCAAAAATACCTACTCCATCGCCACCAAATTCAATTTTTGCACCACTTTCAAAATTAATTGTCGCTTTAGTAGTAGCTATCGCTCCAACTCCATTTTTTCCATTTAACTTAATGTCCGCACCACTGTCAATTGTTACAGTTGAAGCCTTCGTTCCATCACCGCCATTTCCAACATAAATACCAGTTCCAGCAGTCCCATTAGCTCCAATGTTCATAGTTCCTGTATATTTTATATGGCTACTATTTTCAGCAAATAATCCAACCCCATTTGATCCTGTCGTAATAGCAGTCGATATTACTTTTGGAGTTCCAGAAGTCCCCTGTCCATCAGTATAAATTCCTATTGCATAAAAATCTTTTAATCCGCCTATTACAGAATCTCCGACTTTTATACCTCGGTTATAAGCTGAAATATCAGCAGTGGCACCTTTCATAAGAAGTCCGATTAATCCATTTCCATTCATTCCATTGACAGTATAATCCAATTTAGAAGTATTTGCGTCTAAAATTCCACCATCAAGATAAATTCCGACTCCATAGCCTTTCACCTTACCGATATTTCCTCCATAAAGAGCTCCTGTATCAGCACTTCCTGTACCTTTCACATAATATGCAACCTGATTTTGAGATGCATTGTTCAAGTCGATTTCCCCTGTTGAAGTATCAGCTTTTGCAGTATCAGACAGATAAACAGCCACAGAAGAATCTGCGTTATTATTTAAGTTTATTTTCCCAACTTTCTGTATATCAGATTTTGGAGTATAAATTCCAACTGTATTTTTTGTATTTTGATTTATTGTTCCTTCATTTTTTACAACTGAATCTGTCAAACTTCCAGGATTTTTTGTAAACATCCCCGTAGAACGTTCAGATTCTATATTAATTACACCATCCGCTGTATTTGTCAAACTAATTTTCTTCCCAGCCGCACTTGCTGAACCAAACATTCCAACTGAATTTTTAGAAGTTGATGTTAAATTTATAGTTCCTGAATTTTCTGCTTTCGCATCATCTTTTGAGAATATTCCTGTTGATTTTTCACCAGATAATTCGATAGTAGCATCTTTTGCGTTTACAACTGCTGTCCCATCATCTACACCGTACACTCCAATTACTGATTCTGCAGTTCCTTTTATCTCTTTTTTATTTGTTACTTTAGCTTTATCAGTTGCAAGCATTCCAGTACCTTTTTTACCTTTTACAGTAACAGTCCCTTTGTTTACACCTTCTGTAATTTTTGATGTCGCTGTATTTTTTCCAGTTGCATAAATTCCTATGCCGCTTTCACCAGTACCTGTAATTTCAATTTCTGCACCTGAATCATTTGTTATTAATGAACCATTTTTTCCATACATTCCAGTTGATTTTTTATTATTTACTATTATTTTGTCTTTATTATTTGCAAGCGAGTTATCTGAAAGCATTCCAACTGATTCTTCTGAATTCACTTTAATTTCTTTTTCGTTATTTGAAACTAAATTATCCCTGTTATTAGTTGCATTTGCCCCAAATATTCCAACTGACTGTTTCATGCTGACATCTATTTCATTTGTATTAGTTATTGTCAATTTCTTAGTTGTCGAATCATCAAGTTCTCCGTAAATTCCTGCACTTTGTACTTGTCCAGACGTTGCACTCAAAATAATTTTACCATTATTTACTATTGTATTATTTTCTGTTGCATCTTTTGTAAACTTACCATAAATTCCTGCTGAAGCTCCTTTATCCACAGTTATTTTACCCGCTGCTGCATTTGTAGTGTTACTATTTTCCAGATAAATTCCAGCCGACTCCTGTTCTTTCATTTCTATATCTTTATTATTAGTCACTTCTGAACCAGATTTACCATAAATTCCTGCTGATTTTTTCCCGTTCATCGTAATTGTTCCGCTGTTGTCAACTGTACTTTTCACTGCTGAAATTCCAATTGATTCTTCCGAATTTACTGTTATTTTCCCAGTAGAACTATTTATAGCCTCTATTTTATTCACACCATTATTAACATTATTTGAAGCAAATATTCCCACAGATTTCAAACTTCCAGCAGCAATATTTATTTCATCATTGTTTTGCAATGTCAATTTATAATCTATACCACCTTCAGTTTCACCATACATTCCAACATTTCTCAAGTCGCTCTGAAGATTTATTTTCCCTTTGTTCAATATTGTATAATCTTTTGTTGCCGCTCTAATTATTGGTGTCGCATTTTTGGTTAATTTACTATACATTGCAGCTGATCCATTATCATTAGAGCCAGAACCTGTTACTGTTATCGTAATAACTCCATTTGCTTCATTTACTGCTCCCGAATTTATTGCATACATTCCAGCCGAATTTTTATGTGAAATATTTATATTTTTATTATTAGTTATTTCAGAATCGTTAATTCCATACATTCCTGCTGAATTTCCATCTTTTACATTTATTACATTATCATTTTGTCCAATAGCATTATCTGTAAAAATTCCAACTGTACTTGCAACATTCAAATCAATTATACCAGTTGTAGCATTATTTACAGCTTTTCCTTTCGTATTTGCATTACCTTGAGCATTTTTTACAAACATTCCTGCTGATTTTTCCTGCCCTACAGTTATTTTGTTCTGATTATCCAATGTTGTAATTCCAGCAGCTCCACTTCCAATTTCAGCATACATTCCTGCCGATTCTGATGAAGAAGGTGTAGCACTTCCTGGTTTCAATTCAATAGTTCCAGTATTTATAATATTACGGGTAACATTATCTGTAATTTTAGCAAAAATTCCTGCTGATTTGTTACCTTCAACATTAATAGTTCCAGCATTTGAAGATGTTGAATTTTCTGCATAAATTCCTGCTGATTTGTCACCTTCCATTGTTACAGTTCCTGCATTGGAAAGCGTTGCCCCATTTTGTCCTAAAAGTCCTGCTGAAGCTCCGCCTTTTACTGTAATCGTACCAGTGCTTGTATTTGCCGCTTTACTATTATCCGCAAGTATTCCCACTGAGGCTGAATCACTCTTTGTATTTTGAAGTAAAATATTTCCTGAATTTTCAATTTCGGATTCATTTTTTCCATAAATTCCTACTGATTTCTTTCCTGCAAGTTGTATCATTCCATTTGGTGTAGCATTGGTAACCTTAGCTTTTTCAGCCATTATTCCTATTACTCCCTCAACTACACCAGAAGTTATATTTCTTTCATTTGTTATTGTTAATGTTCCAGTAGCATTCTTCCCATAAATTCCTACAGAATTTGCCATTTCAACTTGTATTTCCTGCTGATTTGTTACACTTAAAGTACCACTGTCATTAGTTTGTGCATAAATTCCGACACCTTTAGTTTCAGTAGTCCCGCTCATTCCAATATTTATCGCTCCTTGATTTAACACACTGTTACCGTTACTATTGTTAGAAACAGCATAAATTCCTGCTGAACTACCTTTTTTAGCAAGTATTGTTGCACCCGAGTTGTTTGTCACATTACTGTTATCAGCATAAACTCCAGCTGAATCTGTTTCTTCTGTAGTTATCTTCCATTCATTTGTTATTGTTGAATTATTTTTCCCATAAA
Protein-coding regions in this window:
- a CDS encoding DUF4132 domain-containing protein — encoded protein: MTKNEVIGNLVGEVGEESHRNRIKKFLNGEIDNFLDINKKDLKFVNNFKMEDFMEKDEFFESEAGEVLLKYFQYMYNNFPGELSYQFSNFPLKYKIFKMLNFSEDFVKEDFENNLEMRNKEVFVESCEYFLNYFKNLADGYVQNYRRYCNNRLLKIGILIIIRNIDKKNSEEIEKLENIFINYIKNKINKYDINKIFEKYLDKGNFRKYFEDVEELCLEKSRKYIEKVFFGVLKKNTDMSIIISEGIELFIMFSEIEFSSTNNNYYYRNKIFDNLKKFFKKYSFSHGQKLYMLVNYGTNVIFYNFDYSKKMYDLFLDTIKENVANTKAFLKDSLKGNKVVYLFLLHFLIKYNLINEKEKSKFIIKAENMLIGDLKKLFKAKVWRWKPREFKNLEFLEKSNINWENIQVQCLRNKSEKVVICKDKIIFSLLKYSETYKKIFQFFVNGVKKIELFEDIIEWYNVIYDTNDLKLILDEMWNYNLSINFINEKYFEYIAKTNFDDENNKIWMEFLHKHEKELYASFENNVESAESVEKYVEILYLKNNNFDYFKLPKLLLKADKQTGQQIEKILREKAEIREEVEKLLEREFTPASQVAKNLIRYWDNVEAQQELKNLTDPKEIFEYSENICLEKHEENAIFSNLVDYGMVRIRKSEEKVPEKLMKFYISEYILAKDIKLIEVCNKIEQIVDKSDLKNFIAKIFEKWKEQRFNPKYKNIFIPLIMTANMKQVHDMINIVDVLVSEYNKVAVAAYGIRVLALRSETREIGILVKGFFNNYKDKRIKMAAEQSLDMIAQNSEIARDELDDILVPDFGFGQDRIRIFDYGERKIKAKLDVMSMPVKITAYDENEKILKGLPKASKKFNDVESIVEEYRREIKHIKKLLKEITVSQTDNLLNALFLDRKWQVKKWIETFIHNPVMQAFAIQLIWKETDENGKLIKTFRYTEDGIFKTAQNQECQLNENSFICLLYFPESSEEEQKLWEKNLENDKIKQPINQINIPVYKITEKNQEKIEILDYNKKEFLVNKMRKKAEKLGFKISYGNDELGYGSYYYDKKTNISIMILTNSFFPGEYTKTLQIEKILFLKDSTSIQLEKSSKNHNAKFLKLKEVPERILSLACFMAEILIN
- a CDS encoding autotransporter-associated N-terminal domain-containing protein; the encoded protein is MSNNLKQAKKDLKAFAKRAKNVKYTESLLFSYLITGMITFSIGLNTSSNVLYERMNKELVMSADKTRTAIKKKKKANEEAIEDLNLELVQLMEQGDQVVKSKWASWQFGANTFISNSNGTYKGRGDKATKYPFNGIFTRGNWADNGILSNRRKGFGKAALNSSNVDSRAYGLASLLHVQEPEVEIQIMANVRPKSVTKEEIAINPQIDMPREVVRPAINLSVTTPITAPSIILPTLNPVKIEVPNPQEPDTPPTVTVPTISMNLSAPTIGVNITPPELTLSITPPTPSVSPLNIDAPNVSEVSTISVTKPKAVTVNTPQFDAVNPVNFSIGAAGESSEPGRKYHSRSYDNTLNNKTIEVTTNGNPAATGFPTGDWISSWGYVKNLDKFEKVTVNVTGTNTRAFDIDEGVDDSNYAPFTFSGTINLKNNATVGIDVQGTHTRYSPSTSVNTGSEFSNIDKVANIKIINGENGNIIGFGKGSVNNVLKNQVGFGFNNNDKSSNNTRNEIINKGKIVIAGIESAGIQLKPENSNQDLNDKTSGLNMMAGTNVGGTITLNGYGSYGITTVGNPRQTAVVTYDNYKANSDAGTIVGRGGKFASTKDSKFESKIVNSGTINVNSDTSIGIGLLHNIQGVYNTSQGVINIGTVNPTTLTDNNYEKVGTKTATTGKVDGAIGVYAEVQTTPVDTNEYDDYARQNKGTIVGTHGIELDGNVNIGQYATKSAGARIQKEGSVTVKGNITIDSGAEENYGAVVDGNNYIRNKRTGGAGTTENKVGRIDITSDGNILVNGNRSLGYVLLKGEGSNAGNITVNAKNSLGFYGNKGKFENSGTITTTGEESHAVVLQNTGSGTTPTATQTLTFNNTGNITVNTAGTVGIYAQDGSKFTHTGSGKKITAGAGAVGIYTIGSGTTGTISSEIKVNGSTDKTGIGVYSDGNSVTTFNSGAKLTLGPKTVGLYSANPDKLKDTFVVNGLEASLDNGAVLAYAGAGTTFAGTKEVLQNITVTKMGDNSAILYGDEGSKLNIDTDIPITTKYSNLSDSAQFLVMNKGTAKIDTGKTITSNLKTTVSGLKNSTITNAGTLALTGKDEAVGFYLNNSTIANTGTITTANKSSVGIYGKASSTLTNNNVITTSGNKSVGIFADNSTVKNKKKTGTITTDGIITTNGTNSAGIYGKNNSTITNEWKITTEETDSAGVYADNSNVTNNSGATILAKKGSSAGIYAVSNNSNGNSVLNQGAINIGMSGTTETKGVGIYAQTNDSGTLSVTNQQEIQVEMANSVGIYGKNATGTLTITNERNITSGVVEGVIGIMAEKAKVTNATPNGMIQLAGKKSVGIYGKNESEIENSGNILLQNTKSDSASVGILADNSKAANTSTGTITVKGGASAGLLGQNGATLSNAGTVTMEGDKSAGIYAENSTSSNAGTINVEGNKSAGIFAKITDNVTRNIINTGTIELKPGSATPSSSESAGMYAEIGSGAAGITTLDNQNKITVGQEKSAGMFVKNAQGNANTKGKAVNNATTGIIDLNVASTVGIFTDNAIGQNDNVINVKDGNSAGMYGINDSEITNNKNINISHKNSAGMYAINSGAVNEANGVITITVTGSGSNDNGSAAMYSKLTKNATPIIRAATKDYTILNKGKINLQSDLRNVGMYGETEGGIDYKLTLQNNDEINIAAGSLKSVGIFASNNVNNGVNKIEAINSSTGKITVNSEESIGISAVKSTVDNSGTITMNGKKSAGIYGKSGSEVTNNKDIEMKEQESAGIYLENSNTTNAAAGKITVDKGASAGIYGKFTKDATENNTIVNNGKIILSATSGQVQSAGIYGELDDSTTKKLTITNTNEIDVSMKQSVGIFGANATNNRDNLVSNNEKEIKVNSEESVGMLSDNSLANNKDKIIVNNKKSTGMYGKNGSLITNDSGAEIEITGTGESGIGIYATGKNTATSKITEGVNKGTVTVKGKKGTGMLATDKAKVTNKKEIKGTAESVIGVYGVDDGTAVVNAKDATIELSGEKSTGIFSKDDAKAENSGTINLTSTSKNSVGMFGSASAAGKKISLTNTADGVINIESERSTGMFTKNPGSLTDSVVKNEGTINQNTKNTVGIYTPKSDIQKVGKINLNNNADSSVAVYLSDTAKADTSTGEIDLNNASQNQVAYYVKGTGSADTGALYGGNIGKVKGYGVGIYLDGGILDANTSKLDYTVNGMNGNGLIGLLMKGATADISAYNRGIKVGDSVIGGLKDFYAIGIYTDGQGTSGTPKVISTAITTGSNGVGLFAENSSHIKYTGTMNIGANGTAGTGIYVGNGGDGTKASTVTIDSGADIKLNGKNGVGAIATTKATINFESGAKIEFGGDGVGIFGQKGAIINDNGGTLVTNGHSVERTRVTEGSSVTSKNLTVAAGNALDTGNILSHVINGEAILQTGVTVEAKPATKNIIGLMADGNSNPSLSWVGTAGYDAENKGKLDLSNAETSTAMYLDSARGLNSKDILVGNKSTGIYGIYKNTTPVYSAAPAGTVNIGTITTTANSKITIGDESSAIYSIGYDKVENKGEIAGKDKSVGIYAKNTATSSKVINVVNEGNITLGKGAAGIYIAPETTNASNATVVNGGNITVGDSTFNSGGSVESTSVGIFVKNKTNLTTTGNITVGNKGFALYGNDSTLTVNGGNYNFANNGSLAYLENNAVLNYNNAGTLTTSSEPMLYLINSKAQMNNNDIVVSSKGTGIYMAGTSTFGGWNNMTLNNGSTGIYVDNSNAAIDGKKITGVSNKAKGIVSINSNVTNKADMKFSNDDSVGIFSQNKSGAAKTIVNSGNIDITGKRSIAAYLEGTSDQTFENSGTINVDRTATSVKNDSTVGIYAQNGSVINIKNSGTINVGEASFGVYSLSENGNVETTGSSVINVVDKAIGVYKKGGNVNVGGTVNVANHVATGANSEPVGVYGTSGVTINDTTSNFTVGDKSYGVILANPGMNKTNVYSNSASSNVTLGKEATFIYTEGASKVINNATITSGTNGKIIAIYGKDGANIVNNGTIDLSQGIGNQGIFVTGASNAVNKGIIKVGKTDKSDPNNIVYGIGMAAVGGASISNERDIYVSGHLSIGMYGDDRGTTLRNSGNIYLDASKATASDKIQTMMGVFVNNGAKFVNRGNITTTGSYHGNSNVQGLVGVAVLNGSTLENYGKINIDADSSYGVLIKGTATNKSIIKNYGEININGSKSYGVRYDGNSQGTAGDLPIAANATPGNVLPALNSGAGSITSGNGAKDYYAPTDPSKTVGGVGIVQLPNGRLAIQKNGVTLNDSQVQTLDYTTPQTNYAFSNFGVYVDTLGRTRPININGANSLGINSDLLIGTEFSVLTNSKNVIIGKKILQPFLNQINSGIFNFTPYSASLTWIATPEVDPATQQISRVLMTKIPYTAFVDRKTNEYNFTDGLEQRYDVNSLDSREKELFNKLNTIGNSEEALLAQAIDEMMGHQYGNVQQRIFETGNLLNKEFGYLRNEWDTKSKNSNKIKAFGMKGEYKTDTAGIIDYKNKAYGFAYLNENETVKLGESTGWYAGAVRNRFDFSDIGRSKEDQNIVKAGIFKSMPLGKDHNNNLNWTVSAEGFVGTGEMKRKFLVVDDIFEAKSEYRSYGFGLKNELRKNIRTSERTSISPYGSLKFEYGKFDGIKENTGQMRLEVKANDYYSIKPEVGIEFKYQQPMAVRTTFVAKLGLAYENELGKVGDVNNQGRVRYTTAGWFDIRGEKDDRRGNGKADLNLGIENTRFGVTVNAGYDTKGENVRGGIGFRVIY